TTATAGGATTTAACCCCGTTTTACGAGTTTGTAAAATTGGGTAGAATAATAGCTGCTCAGAAAATAACTGGAGAGTCCTCCATCAATTAGACATACAGCCGGGCATTTTCTATCTGGACGGTTTTCGAACATGTGCTAATCTCAATATCGAAAAATAACAGGAAATTATAGTTCGATTTGAAAGATTCCGAATAATCCTGTCGGTGGGACAGGCTTCTCGTCCCTGTTCGATTTATCGAAGTGCTGTTATATAAAAAGAATGGAAAAAAAGAAACAAGATGAGGATAGTACCTGGGAAGGGACTCGAACCCTTACGACATCGCTGCCACCGGATTTTGAATCCGGCGCGTCTACCAATTCCGCCACCCAGGCATTTATCAATTTGTTTGAGGTGCACCGGAAATGAGGATGCAAATATAAGCAGGGTTTCAAACAATAGAAAAATAAAAATGATCAAAATTAACTTTTGATTTGTCACCCTGAGCCCGTCGAAAGGTCTCCTGTTTTCAACTTCATAGTGAAGAGATCCTTCACTATCGTTCAGGATGACGTGACTGTCATTCTGAGCCTTGCGAAGAATCTCCATAACTTACCTCCGTACCAGTGAGATCCTTCACTACCGTTCAGGTTGACCATAAAGTCTCAAAACAACCCCTTATAAAGATCCATCCATTGGGGATTCATCTCCTCTATCAACGCAATTTTTTTATATCTCTTCCAACCTTTAATCTGCTTCTCCCGGTCAATCGCATCTTGAGGCGTACGATGTTCTTCAAACCAGACAAGCTTATTTAAATTATACTTTTTACTAAACCCGGGAACTAGTTTTTGTTTGTGTTGATAAATTCTGACTGCAAGATCATTCGTCATACCTGTATAAATAGTGCCACTCTTTCGATTTGTAATGATATATGTGTAGTAACATTTCATGATTATAAGAAACAGAAATAGACCGTTCCTTACGGTTTATTTTGAAAAATTACTTTTAATCTATCATGACAAGAAACCATCTACTGTTATTCTGAGTGCAACGAAGAATCTCAATGATCCACCTCCAAACCTAAGAGATCCTTCACTATCGTTCAGGATGACGAATTTGTCATTCTGAGTGAAACGAAGAATCTCCTAGAATCTGCTGCATAGCCAGGAGATCCTTCACTACCGTTCAGGATGACCAATAAATCGTACTGAACGACTCAAGCCTAAACCATCTCTTTAATTCAATATCATATCATCATATTTCTTAGTAGCTTCCATTAAGCATTAAGACTAAAATATTTCATCAATGAAAAAATCAATTATTGGCAGCCTGGTAGGTATCGCCATTGTTATTGCGTTGGACACTTTTGCGCGAGTCGTAATTTCAATTTACATGGGGCTCAATTATCCGATGATATCCTACACTGAGTTCTCAGGTATCATCTGGCCCATACTTCTCACATTGATTGGTGGTTTTACGGTCTTTTTTGGAGCGATGTTCTCTCTCACCTATGGTCGGTCACACCGGGTGATCACCATGCTCAGCTTTTTAACACTCACCATCTTATTGAGATATGGACAAATCTACCTTCTGACCGGTAAGGAGTCTCTCTTCTACCCGATCACAACCCTGGTTCTTTCACTTGGTTCGATTTTGATTGCATGGCAACTCACCGGAAATAAGAAAGGGACTGCAACCAGCGCAGCCGTTGAGGAAGAGAGTTTTAATGACACTCAGCAGGAGTACCACGAAACTGAGTGAGTTGTTCGATGAAAATAATCCTGAATTCTTTGGAGATCCTTCACTCTTTTCAGGATGACCCTACGCGTCATTCTGGGTGAAACGAAGAATCTCCCTGAATCTGCTTCATAGCCAGGAGATCCTTCACTATGTTCAGGATGACGATAGTGTCATTCAGCAAGTCAAATGAAGAGTAATTCATCAATCTTCATCACACTGA
This is a stretch of genomic DNA from Rhodohalobacter barkolensis. It encodes these proteins:
- a CDS encoding GIY-YIG nuclease family protein, with the protein product MKCYYTYIITNRKSGTIYTGMTNDLAVRIYQHKQKLVPGFSKKYNLNKLVWFEEHRTPQDAIDREKQIKGWKRYKKIALIEEMNPQWMDLYKGLF